Proteins encoded together in one Micromonospora kangleipakensis window:
- a CDS encoding NADH-quinone oxidoreductase subunit L codes for MSEGIGRLASLVPLLPGLPLAAGLVGLLLPPSPRGAATGEDRARRAAIALGVAGAAGALLVALALLSRVDHLVEASTTWVDLGGLRVTLGYRLDGVAVLVATAVAAVALAVQVYSIAYLKRGPHDDVEVDHRYPPYAAQISLFTAAMLVVVVSGDLIMLLVGWEVMGICSYLLIAHDRRLPEAPGAAVKAFLVTRVGDVGFLLGIALLGVSAGSFKIANVLAHPYSTGTLTAACLLLLAGVAGKSAQFPLHTWLPDAMAGPTPISALIHAATMVAAGVYAVARLFPLFERAPVALAVLGVMGAVTLLLGAFAATAQDDIKRVLAWSTVSQIGYMTGALAVGAPTAALFHLLTHAAFKALLFLAAGAVIHAVGTTLMSRMGGLRTAMPVTFWCTLVGLGALAGVPPLSGFWSKDGVLAVAEAAALDGAGPTPQWVGWLVWLAGLLGVAVTAWYATRLLLRTFFGATRIPLAHPHDPPALMRWPVLLLAVPAALLGLAAFWGPFIGRIFAPATEAELTDFGDSLTHLAPAVLLPLVLLLVGAGVAWAGWRRDPAADPARFLGPLRPVFARAFRLDDVQQALVVRPTNALARAVRTGDELGVDGLVEGSGRAATGLGGGLAALHRAALPRAAAGVLAGALLIGLAVALIGGAP; via the coding sequence ATGAGCGAGGGCATCGGGCGGCTGGCGTCGCTCGTACCGCTGCTGCCCGGCCTGCCGTTGGCCGCCGGTCTGGTGGGGCTGCTCCTGCCGCCGTCGCCGCGCGGCGCGGCGACCGGCGAGGACCGGGCCCGGCGGGCGGCGATCGCGCTCGGGGTGGCCGGCGCGGCCGGGGCGCTGCTCGTCGCGCTGGCCCTGCTGAGCCGGGTGGACCACCTGGTCGAGGCCTCGACCACCTGGGTAGACCTGGGCGGGCTGCGGGTGACCCTCGGCTACCGGCTCGACGGGGTGGCCGTGCTGGTCGCCACGGCCGTGGCCGCGGTCGCCCTGGCCGTGCAGGTCTACTCGATCGCCTACCTGAAGCGCGGGCCGCACGACGACGTCGAGGTGGACCACCGCTACCCGCCGTACGCGGCGCAGATCAGCCTCTTCACCGCCGCGATGCTGGTGGTGGTGGTCTCCGGCGACCTGATCATGCTGCTGGTCGGCTGGGAGGTGATGGGCATCTGCTCGTACCTCCTCATCGCCCACGACCGGCGGCTGCCCGAGGCGCCCGGCGCCGCGGTGAAGGCGTTCCTGGTCACCCGGGTCGGTGACGTGGGCTTCCTGCTCGGCATCGCGCTGCTCGGCGTCTCCGCCGGCAGCTTCAAGATCGCCAACGTGCTCGCCCATCCCTACTCCACCGGTACGCTCACCGCCGCCTGCCTGCTGCTGCTCGCCGGGGTGGCCGGCAAGAGCGCCCAGTTCCCGCTGCACACCTGGCTGCCGGACGCGATGGCCGGCCCGACCCCGATCTCCGCGCTGATCCACGCCGCCACCATGGTCGCCGCCGGCGTGTACGCGGTGGCCCGGCTCTTCCCGCTCTTCGAGCGCGCCCCGGTCGCGCTCGCCGTGCTCGGCGTGATGGGCGCGGTCACCCTGCTGCTGGGCGCGTTCGCGGCCACCGCGCAGGACGACATCAAGCGGGTGCTGGCCTGGTCGACGGTCTCCCAGATCGGCTACATGACCGGCGCCCTCGCCGTCGGCGCGCCCACCGCGGCGCTGTTCCACCTGCTCACCCACGCCGCGTTCAAGGCGCTGCTCTTCCTCGCGGCGGGTGCGGTCATCCACGCCGTGGGCACCACGCTGATGTCCAGGATGGGCGGCCTGCGCACCGCCATGCCGGTCACCTTCTGGTGCACGCTGGTCGGTCTCGGCGCGCTCGCCGGGGTGCCGCCGTTGTCGGGCTTCTGGAGCAAGGACGGCGTGCTCGCGGTCGCCGAGGCCGCCGCGCTGGACGGCGCCGGTCCGACGCCGCAGTGGGTCGGCTGGCTGGTCTGGCTGGCCGGGCTGCTCGGCGTCGCCGTCACCGCCTGGTACGCCACCCGCCTGCTGCTGCGCACCTTCTTCGGCGCGACCCGGATCCCGCTGGCGCACCCGCACGACCCGCCCGCGCTGATGCGCTGGCCGGTGCTGCTGCTCGCGGTCCCGGCCGCGCTGCTCGGCCTGGCCGCCTTCTGGGGGCCGTTCATCGGGCGGATCTTCGCGCCGGCCACCGAGGCGGAGCTGACCGACTTCGGCGACTCGCTGACCCACCTCGCTCCGGCGGTGCTGCTGCCGCTGGTCCTGCTGCTGGTGGGCGCGGGCGTCGCCTGGGCGGGCTGGCGCCGGGACCCGGCCGCCGACCCGGCCCGCTTCCTGGGTCCGCTGCGGCCGGTGTTCGCCCGGGCGTTCCGGCTCGACGACGTTCAGCAGGCCCTCGTCGTACGCCCGACGAACGCGCTCGCGAGGGCCGTCCGGACCGGCGACGAGCTGGGGGTGGACGGCCTGGTGGAGGGGAGCGGCCGCGCCGCGACGGGCCTGGGCGGCGGGCTCGCCGCGCTGCACCGCGCGGCCCTGCCCCGCGCGGCGGCCGGCGTACTCGCCGGCGCGCTGCTGATCGGTCTCGCCGTCGCGCTGATCGGAGGGGCACCGTGA
- the nuoK gene encoding NADH-quinone oxidoreductase subunit NuoK: MRPVVPYVTAALLFGLGVFGVLRRRNAVLVLMAVELMLNAVNLILVTADTTVRAQLPHAGQVFALFVIVLAAAEIGVGLAIVLQLYRLRASVAVDEVPLTEAPTPVPAGVTGVPADRSGAGTVGGVDGPEVRG, from the coding sequence GTGAGGCCGGTCGTCCCGTACGTCACCGCCGCGCTCCTGTTCGGCCTGGGCGTCTTCGGCGTGCTGCGCCGCCGCAACGCCGTGCTGGTGCTGATGGCCGTCGAGCTGATGCTGAACGCGGTCAATCTGATCCTGGTCACCGCGGACACCACGGTCCGGGCCCAGCTGCCGCACGCCGGGCAGGTCTTCGCGCTCTTCGTGATCGTGCTCGCCGCCGCCGAGATCGGCGTCGGGCTGGCCATCGTCCTCCAGCTCTACCGGCTGCGGGCCAGCGTCGCCGTGGACGAGGTGCCGCTGACCGAGGCTCCGACGCCGGTACCGGCCGGTGTGACCGGGGTGCCCGCCGACCGGTCGGGCGCGGGGACCGTGGGCGGCGTCGACGGGCCGGAGGTGCGCGGATGA
- a CDS encoding NADH-quinone oxidoreductase subunit J: MTGADLLLLALGAVAVGAGVLVVSTKHLVRAGLYLVVCLGALAGDYLVLTAELVAWVQVLIYVGAVVVLLLFAVMLTRAPIGASDDLDRPGWPAALIGGGSGLGLAVLLVDAFRWSRVELPAAGTADRLGEQVFRSWVLPFEVLSVLLLAALVGAIVLSRPDIGRRPGTTPAPGGPGRPTPVATTRAGAVAGTAAEEGGRG, encoded by the coding sequence ATGACGGGTGCGGACCTGCTGCTGCTCGCCCTCGGCGCGGTGGCGGTCGGCGCGGGCGTGCTGGTGGTGAGCACGAAGCATCTGGTCCGGGCCGGGCTCTACCTGGTGGTCTGCCTGGGCGCGCTGGCCGGTGACTACCTGGTGCTCACCGCCGAGCTGGTGGCCTGGGTGCAGGTGCTGATCTACGTCGGCGCGGTGGTGGTGCTGCTGCTCTTCGCGGTGATGCTGACCCGAGCGCCGATCGGCGCCTCCGACGACCTGGACCGGCCGGGCTGGCCGGCCGCGCTGATCGGCGGCGGCAGTGGGCTGGGCCTGGCCGTGCTGCTGGTGGACGCGTTCCGCTGGTCCCGGGTGGAGCTGCCCGCCGCGGGCACCGCCGACCGCCTCGGCGAGCAGGTCTTCCGCTCCTGGGTGCTGCCCTTCGAGGTGCTCTCGGTGCTGTTGCTCGCCGCCCTGGTCGGCGCGATCGTGCTCTCCCGCCCCGACATCGGCCGCCGCCCGGGGACCACCCCCGCGCCCGGCGGGCCGGGTCGCCCGACACCGGTCGCGACGACCCGGGCCGGTGCGGTCGCCGGGACCGCCGCCGAGGAGGGTGGTCGCGGGTGA
- a CDS encoding NuoI/complex I 23 kDa subunit family protein yields the protein MGGMSERSGMPGEGLVKGLAVTLKTMTRPSTTQQYPDVAPELPPRSRGVIALLEENCTVCMLCARECPDWCIYIDSHKEEVTVPGAARPRQRNVLDKFDIDFSLCMYCGICVEVCPFDALYWSPEFEYAEHDIKDLLHDKDHLGEWMATVPPPPAHDPHGDPSKEETTAARKAAAPARPAAVRPEPGPAADGGTAP from the coding sequence ATGGGCGGCATGAGCGAGCGCAGCGGGATGCCCGGCGAAGGGCTCGTGAAGGGGCTCGCGGTCACGTTGAAGACGATGACCCGCCCCTCGACCACCCAGCAGTACCCGGACGTCGCCCCCGAGCTGCCACCCCGGTCCCGCGGCGTGATCGCGCTGCTCGAGGAGAACTGCACCGTCTGCATGCTCTGCGCCCGGGAGTGCCCGGACTGGTGCATCTACATCGACTCGCACAAGGAGGAGGTGACGGTGCCCGGCGCCGCCCGCCCCCGGCAGCGCAACGTGCTCGACAAGTTCGACATCGACTTCTCGCTCTGCATGTACTGCGGCATCTGCGTGGAGGTCTGCCCCTTCGACGCGCTCTACTGGTCCCCGGAGTTCGAGTACGCCGAGCACGACATCAAGGACCTGCTGCACGACAAGGACCACCTCGGCGAGTGGATGGCCACCGTCCCGCCGCCGCCCGCGCACGACCCGCACGGTGATCCCTCCAAGGAGGAGACCACCGCCGCGCGGAAGGCCGCGGCCCCGGCCCGCCCCGCCGCCGTACGCCCCGAGCCCGGCCCCGCCGCCGACGGAGGTACGGCCCCATGA
- a CDS encoding ester cyclase, translating into MTDLETAARRFIVDVWNGGREETAYELIAEDCPGLGGTGPAATLAWHHDRRAAFPDLRYKIVELVAAGDRVAVHWRAAGTQAGQFGPVPPTGRVVSYSGATFLRFDETGRIIDVWSVNELFQVLQQLGVEMLPPLPGVTDPGA; encoded by the coding sequence GTGACCGATCTGGAGACGGCGGCCCGACGCTTCATCGTCGACGTGTGGAACGGCGGGCGCGAGGAGACGGCGTACGAGCTGATCGCCGAGGACTGCCCGGGGCTGGGCGGGACCGGGCCGGCGGCGACGCTGGCCTGGCACCACGACCGGCGGGCGGCCTTCCCGGACCTGCGCTACAAGATAGTCGAGCTGGTGGCGGCCGGGGACCGGGTGGCCGTGCACTGGCGGGCCGCCGGCACCCAGGCGGGCCAGTTCGGCCCGGTGCCGCCGACCGGGCGGGTGGTCAGCTACTCCGGGGCGACGTTCCTGCGGTTCGACGAGACCGGCCGGATCATCGACGTGTGGAGCGTCAACGAGCTGTTCCAGGTCCTCCAGCAGCTCGGCGTCGAGATGCTGCCCCCGCTCCCCGGCGTCACCGACCCGGGGGCGTGA
- a CDS encoding glutathione S-transferase family protein — protein MSEDGDGILARTGGKYVEPGGEFTRDQRYIATRVTADGRDGWPVEPDRYRLAVSRACPWANRLIIVRRLLGLEDAISMAVAGPTHDKRSWTFDLDPGGRDPVLGIERLAEAYFKRFPGYERGITVPAIVDVPTGQVVTNDYARMSLDLSTEWTAYHREGAPELYPERLRDEIDEVNAVVFADVNNGVYRCGFAGSQAAYERAYHRLFDRLDWLSERLAGQRYLVGETITEADVRLFTTLVRFDPVYHGHFKCNRQKLTEMPVLWAYARDLFQTPGFGDTIDFDQIKRHYYEVHRDINPTGVVPLGPDLSGWLTPHGREALGGRPFGDGTPPPPPPPAERVDPAHTPLR, from the coding sequence GTGAGCGAGGACGGCGACGGGATCCTGGCCCGGACCGGCGGGAAGTACGTCGAGCCGGGCGGCGAGTTCACCCGGGACCAGCGCTACATCGCCACCCGGGTCACCGCCGACGGGCGGGACGGCTGGCCGGTGGAGCCCGACCGGTACCGGCTGGCCGTCAGCCGCGCCTGCCCCTGGGCGAACCGGCTGATCATCGTCCGCCGGCTGCTCGGGCTGGAGGACGCCATCTCGATGGCGGTGGCCGGGCCGACGCACGACAAGCGGAGCTGGACCTTCGACCTGGACCCGGGCGGGCGGGACCCGGTGCTCGGCATCGAGCGGCTGGCCGAGGCGTACTTCAAGCGGTTCCCCGGGTACGAGCGGGGGATCACCGTGCCGGCGATCGTGGACGTGCCGACCGGGCAGGTGGTCACCAACGACTACGCGCGGATGAGCCTGGACCTGTCGACCGAGTGGACCGCGTACCACCGCGAGGGGGCACCGGAGCTCTACCCGGAGCGGCTGCGGGACGAGATCGACGAGGTCAACGCGGTGGTCTTCGCCGACGTGAACAACGGCGTCTACCGGTGCGGCTTCGCCGGCAGTCAGGCGGCGTACGAGAGGGCGTACCACCGGCTCTTCGACCGGCTGGACTGGCTGAGCGAGCGGCTGGCCGGGCAGCGGTACCTGGTCGGGGAGACGATCACCGAGGCGGACGTGCGGCTCTTCACCACCCTGGTCCGCTTCGACCCGGTCTACCACGGCCACTTCAAGTGCAATCGGCAGAAGCTCACCGAGATGCCGGTGCTCTGGGCGTACGCGCGGGACCTGTTCCAGACTCCCGGCTTCGGCGACACCATCGACTTCGACCAGATCAAGCGGCACTACTACGAGGTGCACCGGGACATCAACCCGACCGGCGTCGTCCCGCTCGGCCCCGACCTGTCGGGCTGGCTCACCCCACACGGCCGGGAGGCCCTCGGCGGCCGCCCCTTCGGCGACGGCACCCCGCCGCCGCCGCCCCCGCCGGCCGAACGCGTCGACCCCGCCCACACGCCGCTGCGCTGA
- the nuoH gene encoding NADH-quinone oxidoreductase subunit NuoH — protein sequence MPTWLELVLRVAGVLVAFLTLPLVVGQVEHKVMAHMQGRLGPMYAGGFHGWAQLIADGIKFVQKEDVTPRDADRAVFRLAPAVALVPYLLALLVIPLGPGDLVGQPLDIGLFFVLAVVGVGVVAVLMSAWASANKYSLLGGLRGAAQLLGYELPLVLAGASVAMAAGTLSLSGIVEAWRPWWLLWQAPAMVVFFVAGLAEIRRPPFDMPIADSELVFGYMTEYTGLRFAFFLLAEYVGIVVIAALTTVLFLGGWQGPFGDEWLGWLWTLLKVFAVAFVIIWLRVSYPRLREDQLQRLCWLVLVPLSLAQLVLTAAVRLAL from the coding sequence ATGCCCACCTGGTTGGAGCTGGTCCTCCGGGTGGCGGGCGTGCTGGTCGCGTTCCTCACCCTGCCGCTGGTCGTCGGGCAGGTCGAGCACAAGGTGATGGCGCACATGCAGGGCCGGCTCGGCCCGATGTACGCGGGCGGCTTCCACGGCTGGGCGCAGTTGATCGCCGACGGGATCAAGTTCGTGCAGAAGGAGGACGTCACGCCGCGCGACGCGGACCGGGCGGTCTTCCGGCTGGCGCCGGCGGTGGCGCTGGTGCCGTACCTGCTCGCGCTGCTGGTGATCCCGCTCGGCCCGGGCGACCTGGTCGGGCAGCCGCTGGACATCGGCCTCTTCTTCGTCCTCGCCGTGGTGGGCGTCGGCGTGGTGGCGGTGCTGATGTCGGCGTGGGCGTCGGCCAACAAGTACAGCCTGCTCGGCGGGCTGCGCGGCGCCGCCCAGCTGCTCGGTTACGAGCTGCCGCTGGTGCTGGCCGGGGCGTCGGTGGCGATGGCGGCGGGCACGCTCAGCCTCTCCGGCATCGTCGAGGCGTGGCGGCCGTGGTGGCTGCTCTGGCAGGCGCCGGCGATGGTGGTCTTCTTCGTCGCCGGGCTGGCGGAGATCCGGCGGCCCCCGTTCGACATGCCGATCGCCGACTCGGAGCTGGTCTTCGGCTACATGACCGAGTACACCGGCCTGCGCTTCGCCTTCTTCCTGCTCGCCGAGTACGTCGGCATCGTGGTGATCGCCGCGCTGACCACCGTGCTCTTCCTCGGCGGCTGGCAGGGCCCGTTCGGCGACGAGTGGCTGGGCTGGCTCTGGACGCTGCTGAAGGTCTTCGCCGTCGCCTTCGTGATCATCTGGCTCCGGGTGTCGTACCCCCGCCTCCGCGAGGACCAGCTCCAACGCCTCTGCTGGCTGGTCCTCGTCCCGCTCTCCCTGGCCCAGCTCGTCCTGACGGCCGCTGTCCGCCTCGCGCTCTGA
- a CDS encoding NADH-quinone oxidoreductase subunit C, whose amino-acid sequence MTPEEVGQRLVALLASVDATASVSGGQGYARATVDVPPASWRDAVRAARDDAELAFDFFDWLSAVDELADGFDVVVHLWSTGGRHGLLLRTRLPREAATVASVVDLYPGAAWHERETYEMFGISFDGHGELKPLLLPPEFEGHPLRKEFVLASRVAKPWPGAKEPGESEAGGGRRPIRPPGVPAPGEWGTTPTPAGAAGAGEGPRGGTPARPARERPARPAPGDRSARPAPGERPTRAAADGPARPVPGERPTGPTRAEPAAGDEPTAEEGKA is encoded by the coding sequence ATGACTCCGGAAGAGGTCGGCCAGCGGCTGGTCGCGCTGCTCGCGTCCGTCGATGCCACCGCGTCGGTCTCCGGCGGTCAGGGGTATGCCCGCGCCACCGTCGACGTACCCCCGGCGAGCTGGCGGGACGCGGTGCGTGCGGCCCGCGACGACGCCGAGCTGGCCTTCGACTTCTTCGACTGGCTGTCGGCGGTCGACGAGCTGGCCGACGGCTTCGACGTGGTGGTCCACCTCTGGTCGACCGGCGGGCGGCACGGGCTGCTGCTGCGTACCCGGCTGCCCCGGGAGGCGGCGACCGTGGCGTCGGTGGTCGACCTCTACCCGGGCGCGGCCTGGCACGAGCGGGAGACGTACGAGATGTTCGGCATCTCGTTCGACGGGCACGGCGAGCTGAAGCCGCTGCTGCTGCCGCCGGAGTTCGAGGGGCACCCGCTGCGCAAGGAGTTCGTCCTCGCCTCCCGGGTGGCCAAGCCCTGGCCGGGCGCCAAGGAGCCCGGCGAGTCCGAGGCCGGCGGCGGCCGGCGGCCGATCCGCCCGCCGGGCGTGCCGGCGCCGGGGGAGTGGGGCACCACGCCGACCCCCGCCGGCGCGGCCGGCGCCGGCGAGGGCCCGCGCGGTGGTACGCCCGCCCGCCCGGCCCGGGAACGCCCCGCGCGGCCCGCCCCCGGCGACCGCTCGGCCCGCCCCGCCCCCGGCGAGCGCCCGACCCGCGCGGCGGCCGACGGTCCCGCCCGGCCCGTACCCGGCGAGCGCCCGACCGGGCCCACCCGCGCCGAGCCGGCGGCCGGCGACGAGCCCACGGCCGAGGAAGGAAAGGCCTGA
- a CDS encoding glucose 1-dehydrogenase: MRAVTVSPKVPNSLQLTEDWPEPAPEEGAILVEALAVGVCGTDLEIIAGAYGKAPPGQERLVLGHEALGRVLEDPTGTLQAGDLVAGIVRHPDPVPCPNCAVDEWDMCRNGQYTEHGIKALPGFARDRWRVQPKFAVGLDPVLAPVGMLLEPTSVVAKAWDHIERIGRRAEWKPQTVLVTGAGPIGLLAALLATQRGLSVHVLDRATEGPKPELVRSLGATYHATPVGELEFEPDVVVECTGAPVVVLDAMCKAAPTGIVCLTGVSSGGRTIDFDAGALNRALVLENNVVFGSVNANRRHWDLAAEALARADQAWLSSLISRRVPVGAYAEAYTPGPDDIKVVLDFTA; the protein is encoded by the coding sequence GTGCGCGCTGTGACTGTGTCTCCCAAGGTCCCCAACTCGCTGCAGCTGACCGAGGACTGGCCCGAGCCGGCTCCCGAGGAGGGCGCGATCCTGGTCGAGGCGCTGGCGGTGGGCGTCTGCGGCACCGACCTCGAGATCATCGCCGGGGCCTACGGGAAGGCGCCGCCCGGCCAGGAACGGCTCGTGCTGGGCCACGAGGCGCTGGGCCGGGTGCTGGAGGACCCCACCGGCACCCTGCAGGCCGGCGACCTGGTGGCCGGCATCGTCCGGCACCCCGACCCGGTGCCCTGCCCCAACTGCGCGGTGGACGAGTGGGACATGTGCCGCAACGGGCAGTACACCGAGCACGGCATCAAGGCGCTGCCCGGGTTCGCCCGGGACCGGTGGCGGGTGCAGCCCAAGTTCGCCGTCGGCCTGGACCCGGTCCTCGCCCCGGTCGGGATGCTGCTGGAACCGACGAGCGTGGTGGCGAAGGCCTGGGACCACATCGAGCGGATCGGTCGCCGCGCCGAGTGGAAGCCGCAGACCGTGCTGGTCACCGGGGCCGGGCCGATCGGTCTGCTGGCCGCGCTGCTCGCCACCCAGCGCGGCCTGTCGGTGCACGTGCTGGACCGGGCCACCGAGGGGCCGAAACCGGAGCTGGTCCGGTCCCTCGGCGCGACTTACCACGCCACGCCGGTGGGTGAGCTGGAGTTCGAGCCGGACGTGGTGGTGGAGTGCACCGGCGCGCCGGTCGTGGTGCTCGACGCGATGTGCAAGGCCGCGCCGACCGGCATCGTCTGCCTGACCGGCGTGTCCAGCGGCGGCCGGACCATCGACTTCGACGCGGGCGCGCTCAACCGGGCCCTGGTGCTGGAGAACAACGTGGTCTTCGGCTCGGTCAACGCCAACCGGCGGCACTGGGACCTGGCCGCCGAGGCGCTCGCCCGGGCCGACCAGGCCTGGCTGAGCTCGCTGATCAGCCGTCGGGTGCCGGTGGGGGCGTACGCCGAGGCATACACCCCCGGACCGGACGACATCAAGGTGGTGCTCGACTTCACCGCCTGA
- a CDS encoding DUF2252 domain-containing protein: protein MTQSAEKRSAFIVDVLTEEFGASMALDPAAFRRKFRKMAASPFAFYRGSASLFYADQRGDFADDRFLDERTSRVWIHGDLHAENFGTYMNASGQLVFNVNDFDEAYVGPFTWDLRRFAASVALLGYAKALSDRVIGELVGGFARSYLTELRAIAAGGDDAIGSITLDNADGVLRRVLQQARLNTRVELLATQTTIDNYDRRFSLGDGVFEVDGETREKVRAAFHDYLGTRPESAIRLRPVAANIKDVVLRKGVGIGSAGLPSYNLLLEGHTQALENDVVIYMKRAQVPAVARYIDDERVRGYFTHQGHRTAESQRALQAYADPWVGFTELDGAGQLVAEVSPYAADLDWADVNEPEELAGVLTDLGRAVARMHSVADDESSHDLVDYSTEEAIVAAVDADPEGFVRHLVDFAHAYGVEARHDHQLFVDLFRNGRLPGI, encoded by the coding sequence ATGACCCAGTCCGCGGAGAAGCGCTCCGCCTTCATCGTCGACGTGCTGACCGAGGAGTTCGGCGCGTCGATGGCGCTCGACCCGGCGGCGTTCCGCCGCAAGTTCCGCAAGATGGCGGCCTCCCCGTTCGCCTTCTACCGGGGCAGCGCCTCGCTGTTCTACGCCGACCAGCGCGGCGACTTCGCCGACGACCGGTTCCTCGACGAGCGGACCAGCCGGGTCTGGATCCACGGCGACCTGCACGCGGAGAACTTCGGCACGTACATGAACGCCTCCGGGCAGCTGGTGTTCAACGTCAACGACTTCGACGAGGCGTACGTCGGGCCGTTCACCTGGGACCTCAGGCGCTTCGCGGCCAGCGTGGCGCTGCTCGGCTACGCCAAGGCGCTCTCCGACCGGGTGATCGGGGAACTGGTCGGCGGCTTCGCCCGCTCCTACCTCACCGAGCTGCGGGCCATCGCGGCCGGCGGGGACGACGCGATCGGCTCGATCACCCTGGACAACGCCGACGGCGTGCTGCGCCGGGTGCTCCAGCAGGCCCGGCTCAACACCCGGGTCGAGCTGCTCGCGACGCAGACCACCATCGACAACTACGACCGCCGGTTCTCCCTCGGCGACGGCGTGTTCGAGGTCGACGGGGAGACCCGGGAGAAGGTCCGCGCCGCCTTCCACGACTACCTCGGCACCCGGCCGGAGTCCGCGATCCGGCTGCGTCCCGTCGCGGCGAACATCAAGGACGTGGTGCTGCGCAAGGGGGTCGGGATCGGCTCGGCCGGCCTGCCGTCGTACAACCTGCTGCTGGAGGGGCACACCCAGGCGCTGGAGAACGACGTGGTCATCTACATGAAGCGGGCCCAGGTGCCAGCGGTGGCCCGGTACATCGACGACGAGCGGGTCCGCGGCTACTTCACGCACCAGGGCCACCGGACCGCCGAGTCGCAGCGGGCGCTCCAGGCGTACGCCGACCCGTGGGTGGGCTTCACCGAGCTGGACGGGGCCGGCCAGCTCGTCGCCGAGGTGTCGCCGTACGCGGCGGACCTGGACTGGGCCGACGTCAACGAGCCGGAGGAGCTGGCCGGGGTGCTCACCGACCTGGGGCGGGCGGTGGCCCGGATGCACTCGGTAGCCGACGACGAGTCCAGCCACGACCTGGTCGACTACTCGACCGAGGAGGCGATCGTCGCCGCCGTCGACGCCGACCCGGAGGGCTTCGTCCGGCACCTGGTCGACTTCGCGCACGCGTACGGCGTCGAGGCCCGCCACGACCACCAGCTCTTCGTGGACCTGTTCCGCAACGGCAGGCTGCCCGGCATCTGA
- a CDS encoding NADH-quinone oxidoreductase subunit B, with protein MQLPAVLGEPIRFVLNWGRRYSLWVFNFGLACCAIEFIATSMGRHDFIRLGVIPFAHGPRQADLMVVSGTVTDKMAPAIKRLYDQMPEPKYVISFGACSNCGGPYWDSYSVTKGVDQLIPVDVYVPGCPPRPEALLHGILRLQEKIAAEQSGIGGVSRPDRLAPPVDANPAETAPRPVASLTAPPVRPPAG; from the coding sequence GTGCAGCTACCGGCGGTGCTCGGCGAGCCGATCCGGTTCGTGCTGAACTGGGGACGGCGTTACTCGCTCTGGGTGTTCAACTTCGGGCTGGCCTGCTGCGCCATCGAGTTCATCGCCACCAGCATGGGCCGGCACGACTTCATCCGGCTCGGGGTGATCCCGTTCGCCCACGGGCCCCGGCAGGCCGACCTGATGGTGGTCTCCGGCACGGTCACCGACAAGATGGCCCCGGCGATCAAGCGGCTCTACGACCAGATGCCCGAGCCGAAGTACGTCATCTCGTTCGGCGCCTGCTCCAACTGCGGCGGCCCGTACTGGGACTCGTACTCGGTGACCAAGGGTGTCGACCAGCTCATCCCCGTCGACGTCTACGTGCCCGGCTGCCCGCCCCGGCCGGAGGCGCTGCTGCACGGCATCCTCCGCCTTCAGGAGAAGATCGCCGCCGAGCAGTCCGGCATCGGCGGCGTCAGCCGCCCGGACCGGCTCGCCCCGCCGGTCGACGCCAACCCCGCGGAGACCGCGCCGCGCCCGGTGGCATCCCTCACCGCGCCACCGGTGCGTCCTCCGGCCGGCTGA
- a CDS encoding RNA polymerase sigma factor — protein MMATGEPRLDEPPPEGAAGRREGRERTDGVGFDELYHAHFRSLTLQLTAYCGDLSQAQDLVQEAFCRAFARWSRVSRYDDPVAWVRRVAWNLATSRWRRLRTAQSFLRRQREEHAPGPSPDRVALIAALALLPPNHRRAVVLHYLSDLSIAEIAQQEQVPEGTVKSWLHRGRAALATQLSVTIEVNNHE, from the coding sequence ATGATGGCAACGGGGGAACCGAGGCTGGACGAGCCTCCACCCGAGGGGGCCGCCGGCCGGCGGGAGGGCCGGGAGCGGACCGACGGGGTCGGCTTCGACGAGCTGTACCACGCGCACTTCCGGTCGTTGACGCTCCAGCTCACCGCCTACTGCGGTGACCTGTCGCAGGCGCAGGACCTGGTGCAGGAGGCGTTCTGCCGGGCCTTCGCCCGCTGGTCCCGGGTGTCCCGGTACGACGATCCGGTCGCCTGGGTCCGCCGGGTGGCCTGGAATCTCGCCACCAGTCGGTGGCGTCGCCTCCGCACGGCCCAGAGCTTCCTCCGCCGGCAGCGCGAGGAGCACGCCCCCGGCCCGAGTCCCGACCGGGTGGCGCTGATCGCGGCGCTGGCGCTGTTGCCGCCGAATCATCGCCGGGCGGTGGTCCTGCACTACCTGTCCGACCTTTCCATCGCCGAGATAGCGCAGCAGGAGCAGGTGCCCGAGGGCACGGTGAAGTCCTGGCTGCATCGGGGTCGTGCGGCACTGGCGACCCAGTTGAGCGTGACCATCGAGGTGAACAACCATGAGTGA